The genome window GATAACACGTGCACTCGGCAGTCTGCTCGGCTGAAATCCGCCAGAGAGATCTGGGGCAACAATCGACGGGACATGACCATTCGTGTCCCGTTTACTACGCCTTTCTGCTTCCTGTGTGCACGTCATCAGATGGGCTGCTGGAAGAACCCCATGCCCTGTATGGAGGAATGAAATCACGATAACCATCCACGCTGACATCACCGTCATCCGCTTCCAACCGGGATTGTCAGCATCCTGCACTCGACAATGTTTGCAAGATGGCGGGCCGCCCGAGACGGGGATGAGAGCTATGAACTGATGATAAGTATCTGACAAGCATGGAGATACTATCCGTCGTGCGGCTACCGGCGGCTTTCGGCGGCCATAGCGAGTAATGGGCGGTTCCGGCGGGCTGCGGATGATATCACGCGACTGGATGGCGCGATCCCGCATGCGCCACCTCGCAGATTGCGTTGATCACAGCCTGGTCGAATTCGGGCGGCAGGTCGTGTCCCATGCCTTCGATTGGCCTGTAGATCGCGCCGGCAATTGAAAGGGCCGTATCGTGGCCGCAGGCCGGTGGTATCAGCGGGTCGTCCGTTCCATGAATGACGAGCGCAGGCGCAGCAATCGTCGCTAGACGGGTCCGTCGGTCTCCCGCTACCGCCATCGCCGCGATCTGCCGCCCGGTCCCGGCCGGATCGTAGGAATATCCCGCTTCTTCCAGTAGAAGGGCGCGATGGGCGTCTTCGTCAAACGGATAGGCCACGCCGGCGATCCTGCGCGCCAAGGCGAGGCGCACTGTCAAAAAGCCATCGGGATCGACATCCGGATCCGGAGTCGGGCGCATCATCATCGCCATGACATCGGGAGCGGCCTGCGGAAGGGCCGGATTCCCCGTGCTCGACATGATCGAGGTGAGCGAAAGGACCCGGTCGGCATGTTCGCTCGCCAGAACCTGCGCGATCATTCCGCCCATCGACCGTCCGACTACATGAGCCTGCGCGATGCCGATCGCATCGAGCAAACCGATTGCATCGGCCGCCATGTCGTGAAGCGTATAGGGTACTTCAGGCTGGCGTCCGGCCATCAATGCGGAAGCCAACTCTCCGAAATCTGGTGCGGCGGAAATGCATGGAGCGGCCGGCATCCCGGTTGTCGAAGCGGATGACGCGATACCCCCTGGCGGCGAGCCCCGTGCAAAAGGGACTGCTCCAACGGAGCATCTGCGTACCGAGCCCGGAAATCAACAGGATCGGCTCAGCATCGGCATTGCCGAAACTATCCCAGGCGAGTTCGATGCCATTCGCTTTTGCGATATTCATGACTGCGTCCTTTCCGTGCCAGTGGGATATGGCATTTCCGAAAGAGGCAGCAGGCGGGAGTCCACCACTGCCGCCACGCGATGACCGAGCCCCGCGAGATACTCCGCGTGGCTGGCGAAGGAGAGAAAGGAAGCAGCACTGGCCTGGCGGATTAGCATCGACATGTCCCACCGTTCGTCAGCGGAGCCGATCAGAAAGGGGCCACCCTCGCCGAGGAAAAGGATATCGCCTCCGCTTTCCCGCAAAATGGGTAGTGTATGCCGGACGTAGCAATCGAAGGCTTCGGCACCGCTGATCGGCATGGCCGGCGCGAACTCGGGATGGTCCGAATAGTCGGCAACATTCCTGAACTTCAGCAGATTGAGCATGACGACGGCACCGGAAAAGTCGCGCTGAGCGAACAGCTGGCCGGCGTCCTGCGTAAGCTCGATATATGAAATGGGTTCCGACCTGTTCATTGACTTTCTCGCTCAGTCGTCAGGGCTTGATCGGGTGAGTGAAAGGACTGAAGGCAAGCCGCACGGCATAGATCCGGATGTCCTCCGGCCAAGACCCGATCCGCTCTTCGAACGCGGGCCGGTCGTCCGCGAAAAGGGCGCGGGTCGCCTCCTCGTAGCCGGGCAGGTCGCCGGCGATCGCCTGCATGAAGCGATACGCGGCCTCCTGCGCCGCTCGTCTTCGCTGGCGCGGATGAACTGCCTTGCGAGCATCATCGACAAGGCGCCTCAGCGTTGCAGACGCGCCACCCGGCTGGGTCGCCAGCCATTCCCACTGCCTTGGCAGCAAGGTCACCTCGCGGGCGACAACGCCTAATTTGGGGCGACCGCGCGTGGTCTGTCCGCCCTCCGTCGCTCCTGTTTCGGCGGTCGCGCCAGCTTCAGGGCGATAGCGACCCACAGAAGGTCTCGGAGGCTCCGACAGCCGCTGGAGAATCTCCACATCACTGCCGCGCAGATCAAGATCGATGACACCACCTGTCGCATCGTCGAACACCAGAACCGCCTCTGTCGCCTGTGCAGAGCGCGCAACCACAATGGCGACATCCGCCAGCGAACCGGAAATCAGCAATCGTCGGCCAGCAAATGCCGTGCAGGGCTTGGTGGAGGGATCGGACATGTCGCGCTCATCAAAATGGAAAACCTCTTATTACCCGGATAAAATCCTCCGTCAATTACGCCCGGATAAAAATACATTCCCTTCGGTCGCGATCTCGTTCACTGCGCGAATCTCAGCCCTTTCGCGCAAGCGAGTGGAATATGGGGAAATCGTCGGCGTTCGGCGGTAAGCCGTTCGCAAAATTGATCATTTTGGCCAAAATGGCGGAGAGGGTGGGATTCGAACCCACGGTACCCTTTAGGGGCACAACGGTTTTCGAGACCGTCACCTTCGGCCACTCGGTCACCTCTCCGTTCGGGGTGTCTTAGAGCAGGAGAAAGCCCCCGCCAAGAGGCTGTTGCAGAAAGATGCCCCCGTTACGTTCCTGACCAGTTCCGTCCGGCCGGAGTCCCGAATCGAGGCTACGATAAGCAAGAGGCCCCTCACCCGCTGAGCAAACAGCTCCCCCACCTGCCAGCACGGCAGATATTCCATGAAAATGGGAGCCATGCCGCAAGGAATGTTTGACTTGTGGCGTATGACCGGTATAACCCGCGCCTCTCGGCCGCCGTGCCTCCCGCTTGTTGGGGCGTTCGGAGGCCGCTCGGCGTTGACGGGATGGCTCCGTCGTCGCGGAGCCAGCATTTGGGACCAGAAGCGATGTTCGCAGTTATCCGCACTGGCGGAAAGCAATACCGTGTTACCCCGAACGCCGTGCTGAAGGTGGAAAAGCTTGAGGCTGAGCCGGGCAGCACCATCACCTTCACGGACGTGCTCGCGGTGGGCGGGGAAGGCAATCTGACGATCGGTGCGCCCGTTGTGGCCGGCGCCAGCGTCACGGCGACAGTGATCGCCCAGGATCGCCTTGATAAAATTGTGGTGTTCAAGAAGCGCCGCCGGCAGAACAGCCGCCGCAAGAATGGCCATCGCCAGCACGTCACCGTGCTGCGCGTCGGCGATATCGTCGCGGCCTGAGGAGGTTTGATCCATGGCACATAAAAAGGCAGGCGGTTCATCCCGCAACGGGCGCGATACGGAAGGTCGTCGCCTGGGTGTCAAGAAGTTCGGTGGCGAAAGCGTCGTTGCCGGCAACATCATCGTCCGCCAGCGCGGCACGAAGGTTCAGGCCGGCCCGAATGTCGGCGTTGGTCGTGACCACACCCTGTTCGCGCTGACCGACGGGCATGTGAAATTCCTGCGCCGCGCCGAAGGCCGCGTGCAGGTTGCGGTGACCCCGCTGGCGATCGCTGCCGAGTAAAGCGCCGCCCTCCCTCCACGGCCATCTGGTCAGGGGGAAACAGATCAAAGGGGCCGGCGCAAGCTGGCCCCTTTTTGCGTTGCCTCGTATGGCCGCCCTTCCGGCACCATACCTGGCAGCTCCACTTTCCCCTTTGGCAGACGAGCCGCATACCGATGAAATTTCTCGATCAGGCCAAAATCTACGTCAAATCAGGCGATGGTGGTGACGGCGTCATTGCCTTCCGGCGCGAGAAATATATCGAGTTCGGCGGTCCCGATGGCGGCAATGGCGGCCGTGGCGGCGACATTATCGTCGAGGCCGTGGCCAATCTGAATACGCTGATCGACTTTCGCTACACCCAGCATTTCCGTGCACCGAAAGGCGGCAACGGGGCTGGCTCCGACCGGACGGGCGCCGCCGCCCCGGATGTGCTGATCAAAGTGCCGGTCGGAACCCAGATTCTGGAAGATGACCGGGAAACGCTGATCGCCGATCTGGACGTGCCGGGAAAGCGCATCACCCTGTGTCGGGGCGGCGATGGAGGGCATGGCAATGCCCATTTCAAATCCTCCACCAACCGCGCCCCACGCCGCGCCGATAAAGGCTGGCCGGGCGAGGAACGCTGGGTCTGGCTGCGGCTGAAACTGATCGCCGATGCCGGGCTGGTCGGGCTGCCCAATGCCGGCAAATCCACCTTCCTGTCGGTTGTCTCCGCCGCCAGACCGAAAATCGCCGATTATCCATTCACCACCCTGCATCCTCAGCTTGGCGTAGTGCGGCTGTCGCTTCAGGAAGAATTCGTACTGGCCGACATTCCCGGTCTGATTGAGGGCGCCCATGAAGGGGCCGGGCTGGGCGACCGCTTTCTGGGCCATGTGGAACGCTGCGCCGTGCTGATCCATCTGATCGATGGTGCTGCGGGGGATGTGGTCAAGGCATGGCGCACCGTGCGGGAAGAAATGGAAGGCTATGGTGGCGGCCTGACCGAAAAACCGGAAATCATCGTCCTGAACAAATGCGACGGCATGACCCCGCGTGAGGCCTCTGCCCGCCGCTCCGCACTCGCCAAAGCCAGCGGACAGACCGTGACCGTCATCTCCGGCGTGACGGGAGAGGGCGTGCAGCCCCTGCTGCGACAGGTCATGACCTATGTTGCGCAGTCGCGGGAAGAGCGCAGGAAAGCCCTGTCCGGCACCTCCGCATGAGCAGTCATGAGCAGGATGAAGCCCTGCCCCGGCTGACCACTGCACGTCGTCTGGTCATCAAGCTGGGCAGTGCTCTGGTGGTGGACAGCAAGGCCGCCACCCCCCGTATCGAGTGGCTGCGGGGGGTCGCTGCGGATATTGCCATGCTGCGCCGTCAGGGTGTGCAGGTGATCGTGGTCTCATCCGGGGCCATAGCGCTGGCCCGACAGGCGCTGAAACTTACCCAGCCCCGGCTGCGTCTGGAAGAAAAACAGGCAGCAGCCTCGGTCGGCCAGATCCGTCTGGCACAGGCATGGAGCGAGGCGCTCTCCGCGGAGGGCATGACCGCCGCCCAGCTTCTGCTGACGCTTGGCGATACCGAGGATCGCCGCCGTTACCTCAATGCCCGCGCCACGCTGTCAGCCCTGCTGGGCATGGGGTGTGTGCCGGTCATCAACGAAAATGACAGCGTGGCCACGGCGGAAATCCGCTTTGGCGACAATGACCGTCTGGCCGCCCGGGTGGCCGAAATGGTGCAGGCCGATCAACTGGTGCTGCTGTCGGACATAGACGGGCTTTATACGGCTGATCCACGGCGTGATCCTGAAGCCTGCCATCTGCCGGTGGTCCGGGCCATCACGCCGGAGATCGAGGCCATGGGCGGGGAGCCTCCACCCGGCTATTCCAGCGGCGGGATGAGGACCAAGCTGACTGCGGCCCGCATTGCAACCGGGGCCGGATGCGCCATGGCGATCGCGCTGGGGCATACCGAGCACCCGCTCCGTGCGCTGGCGGAAGGCGCGCGCTGCACATGGTTCCTGCCACTGCCGGAGGGGCGCACAGCCCGCAAACGCTGGATTGCCGGCAGCCTGCAACCGATGGGCACACTGACTGTCGATGACGGGGCCCGCCGCGCACTTCTTCGGGGTGGCTCCCTGCTGCCAGCCGGAGTCGTCTCTGTCGATGGCCGATTTGAACGCGGCGATCCTGTGCTGGTGCAAGGACTGGACGGCACTGTGCTGGCACGGGGGCTGTCCGCCTATGCCAACAGGGACGCCGCCCGAATTGCCGGACGACGCTCGGAAGATATCGAATCCATCCTCGGCTGGCGCGGCCGGGATGAACTGGTCCATCGGGACGATCTTGTTCTGATATGATCAGAACAATGGTCAGTGATATTTGACAATCTTCTTCGATTCCACGACACATTCCTCCTTCAATGCCATCAAGGCGGCCTGTATCAGTTCGCGTGTCAAAGGCACGGGAAGAAATGCAAGCAGTTTCTCGACATCGAGGAGGGTATGGAGTGCCGTTTCATAAACATGCTCTTCATCCGGACCTTTCGCATGCATGGCCATCAGCACCTCCGTTTGTCAGGCCTGTGCGCAGTATCATGACCGATAAAGCAACAGCCTTTGTCTCTTGACCAGACAGCATGGTTGCTTTCCGGCCCGAGCGCTAATTAAATCCTCGCATTGTTTTGCTGTGCATTCTTTGCAAGCGAACAATAAAATGCGCTGAATACAACCGCTCGTTGCACAGCAGGGTTTGAAGCAATGCTTGATGGCGTATCGGAAACAGCACAGAAATGGATCGCGCAGGCAGGCCGCTCTGCGCGCATGGCTTCTTCCGTGCTGGCCCGGGTACCACATGAGGTCAGGCAGAACGCCCTGCGCCAGGCGGCGTCCGCTCTGCGTGATGATGAAGCCGCCATCCTGGCTGCCAATGCCATCGACCTTGAGCGCTCGAATGCCAGTGCTGCTTTCCGTGACCGTTTAACCCTGACCAGATCGCGCGTCACCGCGATGGCTGACGGGCTGGAGCAGATTGCCGATCTTCCTGACCCGCTCTCCCGCGTGTTGTCGGAGTGGGAACGCCCGAACGGGCTGCGTATCCGTCGCATTGCTGCGCCCATCGGCGTGATCGGTATGATTTACGAAAGTCGTCCGAATGTCGGGGCGGACGCGGCAGGCATCGCCATTAAATCCGGCAATGCCGTGATACTGCGCGGCGGATCGGAAAGTCAGCACAGCGCACACGCCATTCATGCGGCCATGCAGGCCGGCCTGCGCCAGGCAGGATTACCGGAAGAGACCGTACAGATCGCTCCCGATACTGACCGGGCCTATGTCGCAGCGATGCTGGCGGGCAATCAGGTGCTGGATCTCATTATCCCACGCGGCGGCAAATCGCTGGTCGAGCGCGTGCAGAAAGAGGCCAGAGTTCCCGTACTGGCTCATGCGGAAGGGCTGTGTCACACTTACATTCATTCAGCAGCCGATCCTGAAAAAGCCCGTTCCATTCTGGCGAATGCAAAAATGCGGCGCACCGGAATCTGCGGTGCGACCGAAACCATGCTGATTGATGCGGCTATTGCGGGATCCCTGCTGCCGGTTCTGGTAGAGGATCTGTCAGCCCTCGGTTGTAATTTCCGTGCGGATGACGCTGCCCGTGCGATTATACCGGCGTTACCTGCTGCCAGTGACGCGGATTTTGATACGGAATGGCTGGATGCCATTCTGTCCATCAAGGTCGTGGATGGAATTGATGCCGCACTGGCTCACATCGCCCGCCATGGCAGCGAACATACTGAAGCCATTATCACTGAAGATGAGGCATCCGCAGAGTATTTCCTGTCCCGTGTGCAATCAGCGGTTGCCATGTGGAATGCCTCCACCCAGTTCTGCGATGGCGGAGAATTCGGGTTCGGAGCCGAAATCGGCATCGCCACCGGCCGTATCCACGCACGCGGCCCGGTCGGGCCGGAACAACTGACCACCTACCGATATCTGGTGCTTGGTAACGGCCAGATCAGACCCTGATCCTTGCCGCATTTTTCTTCTTCGCCCTTCATTGATCGCGTGCCCGGTCCGATGACCGACCCCTTGCCAAAATTCGGGGATCGGCGGCGCATACGGATCGGGTTACTCGGCGGCTCGTTCAATCCGGCTCATGCAGGACATGCGCTGATTGCCCGGCATTTCCGGCAAAGGCTACGGCTGCATCAGGTATGGCTGATGGTCTCCCCTGGCAATCCGCTCAAATCCGGGGATGATATGGCACCGCTGGCAGCCCGGCTTGCTTCTGCCCGGGCCATTGCCGATGGACGCCATATCATTGCCACGACCATCGAAAGCCGTCTCGGCACACGCTATACTGCCGATACACTTGCCAGATTGCGCACCCTGTTTCCATGCGCCCGCTTTGTCTGGCTGATGGGCGCAGATAATCTGGCCGGGTTCCCACGCTGGCGCAACTGGCGCGGGATTGCCGCCGAATGGCCTTTCGCCGTTCATCCCCGCCCCGGCTACACCGCACGCGCCCTGTCAGGACAAGCAGCCAGCGTCCTGCGCCGCTATCGGCGTCCGGAGCGGGAGGCACCGCTGCTGGCCGATCTGCCGCCCCCGGCCTGGATGATGCTGCGTCTGCCGGAAAGTCCGCTCTCCGCCACCCAGATCCGGGTGGCCTTCGCGCATAACCGCACCGGCATGCAATCAACAGAGGAAGCAGAAAGCGGCCCGGCGGAAAGCAGATAGGCCCCATTCGAGTGCATCAATGGCCGAGGCCGTGCAGTTCTGGTAGAGAGCATCCGATCAACAGCGTCACCAGCCTGGAGTCCAAGACCATCGCCCGCAAGCCAATCACGGATGGTACCGAATCATCCAAGACCCGCCGCACCAGCCCCCGGACGGTGACGGCCCCGAACATGGCGGTCAGCCCCGGTTCCCCGCGGAAAAAAGCCGCTGCCGCCGGTCCCCGTGCCGCGGCCACGAAAGCGCCGGCAGCAAAGGATCAGGCCGTTGCGGCAACGGAAAGACTGGACGGCATCCAGGCTGTGATCATCGAAAGTCTGGAGGACGACAAGGCCGAGGACATTATTACCCTCGACCTCGCCGGACGCGCCGCCTTCACGGATCGCATGATCATTGCCACCGGGCTGGCGGATCGTCAGATTTCCGCCATGGCCATGCACCTGCAACAGAAGCTGCGTGATGCCGGAGTCGGGCGCGTGCCGGTCGAAGGTGCGGGCGGCTCCGACTGGGTGCTGATCGACGCCGGCGACATCGTGGTGCATCTGTTCAAGCCGGAGGCGCGTGCGCTGTACCGGCTGGAAAAAATGTGGAGCGCGGAGCTGGATGATGCAGAGAGCGATGCCTGATCCGGCATCCTCCCATGCCTGACCGTCCGGTCATGGTAGCATGACAGCGCCCTGGCGGATCATTGCGGTCGGACGCATGCGCGGCAGTGAGGAAGAAGCGCTGTTCCAGCGTTACGCTGCGCGATTGCGCCCGGCCCTGACGGTAACGGAAATTGCGGAAGCGCGTGGCAGCACCGCTGAAATCCGCCGGCGGGAAACATCCGCCCTGCTGGCGGCGCTGCCACCCGCCTGCATTGTGGTCGCCATGGATCTGGGCGGACGCGCTCATGACAGTGAGGCTTTGGCCGCGCTCGCCCGGCGCTGGCGGGAACAACCACTGCCGGTCTGCTTCATGATCGGCGGGGCGGAAGGTCTGGAACAGCCGGTGCTGGATCGGTCCGATCATGTGCTGTCACTCGGGCCGATGACCTGGCCTCATCTGCTGGTCCGGCCTCTGCTGGCAGAACAGCTCTACCGGGCGCAGGCCATCGCCACCAATCACCCCTACCATCGCACAGGGCGGCCATCCGGATAATGACGGTGCCGGACTGATCAACACATCCGATATTGATACTGGATTGATACTGGCGGCCCTTGAAGCGGCAGCCTGCCTCCGCTACCCCTCCTGCAGAGCCGGAGACCGAACTGATGTCAGCATCGCCGCCGCCCAGACCTGTCATGCTCGTCATTCTCGACGGGTGGGGCTGGCGTGAAGAGCGGAATGACAATGCGGTCCGGCTGGCCCGTACCCCCGCCTTCGATCGGCTGTGGAACAGCGCACCGACCACGTTCCTGCGTACATCCGGCCTTGATGTCGGTCTGCCGGATGGGCAGATGGGCAATTCCGAAGTCGGGCACATGAATATCGGCGCAGGCCGGGTGGTGATGCAGGAACTGCCGAGGATCGATGCCGCGTTGCAGGATGGCAGCGTCAAAGATCTGCCCGCCCTGCGCGATTTCATCACGGCACTGCGTCAATCAGGGGGCACCTGCCATCTGTTCGGCCTCGTCTCCGATGGCGGCGTACACGCGCATCAGGATCACGGGGCCGCTCTGGCGCAGATTCTGACACGGGCTGGCATTCGCGTGGCGGTACATGCCTTTACCGACGGGCGCGACACGCCACCCGCCTCGGCCCGGCGCTTCCTGACCAAATTTCTGCCCGCCCTGCCGGAAGGCGCCACGCTGGCCACCCTGTGCGGGCGCTTTTACGCCATGGATCGCGACAATCGCTGGGACCGGGTCGAAAAAGCCTATCGGATGATGGTCGAGGCTGAAGGCGAACGCTACAGCGATCCGTGCGACGCCATTACCGACGCCTATGCCCGCGAATTCTCCGACGAGTTCATCCGCCCTGCAGTCTTCGGTGACTATGCCGGAATGCGGGACGGCGACGGGTTGCTCTGCTTTAATTTCCGCTCTGACCGGGTGCGGGAATTGCTGACCGCGCTGCTCGACCCGGCCTTTCAGGGTTTTGAACGCCCCCGCTTCCTGCATTTCTCCGGCGCGCTGGGCATGACACGCTACAGCGCCGAGCTTGAATCCCTGATGCAGACGCTGTTTCCGTTTCAGGAAATGACCAATCTGCTGGGCCATGTCGTCTCGGCGGCGGGCAGGCGGCAGCTGCGCATGGCGGAGACCGAGAAATACCCTCACGTCACCTACTTCCTCAATGGCGGGGAGGAGGAGGTGCTGGAGAACGAGGATCGGATCATGGTCCCCTCCCCCAAGGTTGCGACCTATGATCTGAAGCCGGAAATGTCGGCTCCCGAACTGACCGAAAAAGCCGTCACCGCCATCGGCAGCGGGCAGTACGACCTGATCGTGCTGAATTTCGCCAATCCGGACATGGTCGGCCATACCGGCAGTCTGGAAGCCGCGATCTGCGCTGTGGAAGCGGTGGATACCGGGCTTGGCCGAATCGTTGACGCCATCACGGCGGCCGGAGGCGCATTGTTCGTGACGGCTGATCATGGCAATTGCGAATTGATGCGTGACCCTGATACAGGCGGCCCGCACACGGCGCACACCACCAATCTTGTGCCTGCTTTGCTGTATGATTCCTCCGCACCCATCGGTACGCGACGCCTGACCAGCGGCAGGCTGGCCGATATTGCGCCCACCCTGCTGGACCTGATGCAACTGCCGCAGCCGCCCGAGATGACGGGCCAGTCCCTGCTGGCTTGACGCAGGCCCGGAAACAGTCAGCCACTGCCATCGCTTCCTGCCGGGCGGGAAGGTACAGGGGATGGTATGATATCCTGCCCGCGCTGGCAGTGGTCGGCGCAATCGCCATGATGCCATCCGGGCAGGCTTCGGCGGCAAAACGGCGGCCACCTGCCCATACGGCCACGCCCCCGGCCAGTCCGGAGCAAGCTCAGGCAGCGCTCAACCGCACCGAGCATGAGCGTGCCAGACAGGAAGCCGCCCGCAAACGCGCTGAACAGGAAGCCGCCATCGCCGCTCAGCAGGAAGCGAAAATCGCGGAGGCCCGCGCCGCCGCCGCCATACACCTCCGTGAGGCCGACGAAGCCGTCGCCACCATCGCGGATCGCATGGCCGATCTGGCCCGGCAGCGACAGGAGGCAGAAAAAACCCTCGCTGCCCGAGCCGCCGATCTCTCCCCGATGCTGCCGCTGATCGAACGATTGTCGCTGTATCCGGCGGAAACCTTGCTGGCAGTGCCGGAACCCCCGGAACGCGCCCTGCGCGGTCTGTTGGTATTACAGGGACTGAGCCGCCAGCTGGAACAAAGCGCACAGGCCCTGCGTGCCGAACGGGCCAAAGTGGATGCACTCGCCGCGTCTATCCGGAAAGAGGCTTCCACCCTGGCGGAAGCTCAGGCACGGCAGAAAGCCGAAGCACGCACTCTGGATGAAAAACTGGCGGCTATCCGCTCCGAAATCCGCTCCGCCCGCAATGCCGCCGCCGAGGCCGCGCAACAGGCGGCGGCCTCGGCACAGAAAGCCGATTCGCTGCGGGATGTCATTACCCGGCTGGAGGAAGCCCGCCGGCAGGAGGAAGCAAAAGCAGCCGCCGAAGCAAGACGCGCCGAAAAGGCAAGGCAACAGGAGGCCGCCGATCAGGCCCGTCAGAAAGAGGCCGAAATCGCCGCACAGGCAGGGCCCGGCCTGAGTGCACAGCCTGCCTCCCCTCCTCCCTCTGGCAGATCAGGAACCGGCGGCATGCCGGTGGCGGGTACGCTGGTGCGTGCCTTCGGTGCGCCGTCAGAGGCTGGCGGCAGCGCTTCCGGCATGACATTCAGTACCGCACCACAAGCCCGGGTTCTGGCCCCCTGTGAGGGGCGGGTCGTCTTTGCTGGTCCGTTCCGCAGCTACGGCCAACTGGTCATTCTGGATTGCGGGCGGCGCTATCATTTCGTGTTGGCAGGCATGGAAAAACTGGATGCCAGCGTGGGGCGGCATGTGGCGCCGGGGGAGCCGATCGGGCAGATGGCAGGATGGGATCCAGCCGCCTCCGCAGCTGCCCGGCCCCAACTTTATGTGGAGTTGAGACATGAAGGTTCGGCAATAGACCCTCGCCCATGGTTGCGAGGGCGCTGATGACGCGGCAAGCTGTCACATAGAGACTGACTGAATCACGGCTG of Granulibacter bethesdensis contains these proteins:
- a CDS encoding alpha/beta fold hydrolase, giving the protein MASALMAGRQPEVPYTLHDMAADAIGLLDAIGIAQAHVVGRSMGGMIAQVLASEHADRVLSLTSIMSSTGNPALPQAAPDVMAMMMRPTPDPDVDPDGFLTVRLALARRIAGVAYPFDEDAHRALLLEEAGYSYDPAGTGRQIAAMAVAGDRRTRLATIAAPALVIHGTDDPLIPPACGHDTALSIAGAIYRPIEGMGHDLPPEFDQAVINAICEVAHAGSRHPVA
- a CDS encoding alpha/beta fold hydrolase, whose amino-acid sequence is MNIAKANGIELAWDSFGNADAEPILLISGLGTQMLRWSSPFCTGLAARGYRVIRFDNRDAGRSMHFRRTRFRRVGFRIDGRTPA
- a CDS encoding DUF1330 domain-containing protein, encoding MNRSEPISYIELTQDAGQLFAQRDFSGAVVMLNLLKFRNVADYSDHPEFAPAMPISGAEAFDCYVRHTLPILRESGGDILFLGEGGPFLIGSADERWDMSMLIRQASAASFLSFASHAEYLAGLGHRVAAVVDSRLLPLSEMPYPTGTERTQS
- a CDS encoding DUF2239 family protein; its protein translation is MSDPSTKPCTAFAGRRLLISGSLADVAIVVARSAQATEAVLVFDDATGGVIDLDLRGSDVEILQRLSEPPRPSVGRYRPEAGATAETGATEGGQTTRGRPKLGVVAREVTLLPRQWEWLATQPGGASATLRRLVDDARKAVHPRQRRRAAQEAAYRFMQAIAGDLPGYEEATRALFADDRPAFEERIGSWPEDIRIYAVRLAFSPFTHPIKP
- the rplU gene encoding 50S ribosomal protein L21, which gives rise to MFAVIRTGGKQYRVTPNAVLKVEKLEAEPGSTITFTDVLAVGGEGNLTIGAPVVAGASVTATVIAQDRLDKIVVFKKRRRQNSRRKNGHRQHVTVLRVGDIVAA
- the rpmA gene encoding 50S ribosomal protein L27, whose product is MAHKKAGGSSRNGRDTEGRRLGVKKFGGESVVAGNIIVRQRGTKVQAGPNVGVGRDHTLFALTDGHVKFLRRAEGRVQVAVTPLAIAAE
- the obgE gene encoding GTPase ObgE; translated protein: MKFLDQAKIYVKSGDGGDGVIAFRREKYIEFGGPDGGNGGRGGDIIVEAVANLNTLIDFRYTQHFRAPKGGNGAGSDRTGAAAPDVLIKVPVGTQILEDDRETLIADLDVPGKRITLCRGGDGGHGNAHFKSSTNRAPRRADKGWPGEERWVWLRLKLIADAGLVGLPNAGKSTFLSVVSAARPKIADYPFTTLHPQLGVVRLSLQEEFVLADIPGLIEGAHEGAGLGDRFLGHVERCAVLIHLIDGAAGDVVKAWRTVREEMEGYGGGLTEKPEIIVLNKCDGMTPREASARRSALAKASGQTVTVISGVTGEGVQPLLRQVMTYVAQSREERRKALSGTSA
- the proB gene encoding glutamate 5-kinase; the encoded protein is MSSHEQDEALPRLTTARRLVIKLGSALVVDSKAATPRIEWLRGVAADIAMLRRQGVQVIVVSSGAIALARQALKLTQPRLRLEEKQAAASVGQIRLAQAWSEALSAEGMTAAQLLLTLGDTEDRRRYLNARATLSALLGMGCVPVINENDSVATAEIRFGDNDRLAARVAEMVQADQLVLLSDIDGLYTADPRRDPEACHLPVVRAITPEIEAMGGEPPPGYSSGGMRTKLTAARIATGAGCAMAIALGHTEHPLRALAEGARCTWFLPLPEGRTARKRWIAGSLQPMGTLTVDDGARRALLRGGSLLPAGVVSVDGRFERGDPVLVQGLDGTVLARGLSAYANRDAARIAGRRSEDIESILGWRGRDELVHRDDLVLI
- a CDS encoding glutamate-5-semialdehyde dehydrogenase — its product is MLDGVSETAQKWIAQAGRSARMASSVLARVPHEVRQNALRQAASALRDDEAAILAANAIDLERSNASAAFRDRLTLTRSRVTAMADGLEQIADLPDPLSRVLSEWERPNGLRIRRIAAPIGVIGMIYESRPNVGADAAGIAIKSGNAVILRGGSESQHSAHAIHAAMQAGLRQAGLPEETVQIAPDTDRAYVAAMLAGNQVLDLIIPRGGKSLVERVQKEARVPVLAHAEGLCHTYIHSAADPEKARSILANAKMRRTGICGATETMLIDAAIAGSLLPVLVEDLSALGCNFRADDAARAIIPALPAASDADFDTEWLDAILSIKVVDGIDAALAHIARHGSEHTEAIITEDEASAEYFLSRVQSAVAMWNASTQFCDGGEFGFGAEIGIATGRIHARGPVGPEQLTTYRYLVLGNGQIRP
- a CDS encoding nicotinate-nucleotide adenylyltransferase — encoded protein: MTDPLPKFGDRRRIRIGLLGGSFNPAHAGHALIARHFRQRLRLHQVWLMVSPGNPLKSGDDMAPLAARLASARAIADGRHIIATTIESRLGTRYTADTLARLRTLFPCARFVWLMGADNLAGFPRWRNWRGIAAEWPFAVHPRPGYTARALSGQAASVLRRYRRPEREAPLLADLPPPAWMMLRLPESPLSATQIRVAFAHNRTGMQSTEEAESGPAESR
- the rsfS gene encoding ribosome silencing factor; translated protein: MAVSPGSPRKKAAAAGPRAAATKAPAAKDQAVAATERLDGIQAVIIESLEDDKAEDIITLDLAGRAAFTDRMIIATGLADRQISAMAMHLQQKLRDAGVGRVPVEGAGGSDWVLIDAGDIVVHLFKPEARALYRLEKMWSAELDDAESDA
- a CDS encoding 23S rRNA (pseudouridine(1915)-N(3))-methyltransferase RlmH, with protein sequence MTAPWRIIAVGRMRGSEEEALFQRYAARLRPALTVTEIAEARGSTAEIRRRETSALLAALPPACIVVAMDLGGRAHDSEALAALARRWREQPLPVCFMIGGAEGLEQPVLDRSDHVLSLGPMTWPHLLVRPLLAEQLYRAQAIATNHPYHRTGRPSG